A stretch of Caballeronia sp. NK8 DNA encodes these proteins:
- a CDS encoding TauD/TfdA family dioxygenase, whose amino-acid sequence MRVEQLTCSIGAELSGVSLADAVHDDGLFAEIRATLLKHRVLFLRDQDITRAEHVAFARRFGELEDHPVAGSDPEHPGLVRIYKNPDQPNDRYENAWHTDATWRAAPPFGCVLRCVECPPVGGDTIWANMVLAYENLPEHIKTQIADLRARHSIEASFGAAMPIEKRLALKAQFPDAEHPVVRTHPETGEKTLFVNAFTTHFTNYHTPERVRFGQDANPGAGQLLAYLISQAYIPEYQVRWRWKKNSIAIWDNRSTQHYAVMDYPPCHRKMERAGIIGDAPY is encoded by the coding sequence ATGCGCGTCGAACAACTTACCTGCTCCATCGGAGCCGAACTCAGCGGCGTGAGCCTCGCGGACGCGGTCCACGACGACGGCCTGTTCGCGGAAATCCGCGCCACGCTGCTCAAGCATCGCGTGCTGTTCCTGCGCGATCAGGACATCACGCGCGCCGAACATGTCGCGTTCGCCCGCCGCTTCGGCGAGCTGGAAGATCATCCGGTCGCCGGCAGTGATCCCGAGCATCCGGGCCTGGTGCGTATCTACAAGAATCCCGACCAGCCCAACGACCGTTACGAGAACGCGTGGCACACCGACGCCACCTGGCGCGCCGCGCCGCCTTTCGGCTGCGTGCTGCGTTGCGTCGAATGTCCGCCGGTCGGCGGCGACACCATCTGGGCGAACATGGTGCTCGCTTATGAGAACCTGCCCGAGCACATCAAGACGCAGATCGCCGATCTGCGCGCCCGCCACAGCATCGAGGCCAGCTTCGGGGCCGCCATGCCGATCGAGAAGCGGCTCGCGCTGAAAGCGCAGTTTCCCGACGCCGAACACCCGGTCGTGCGCACGCACCCCGAGACGGGCGAGAAGACGCTCTTCGTGAACGCGTTCACTACGCATTTCACGAACTATCACACGCCCGAGCGCGTGCGTTTCGGCCAGGACGCCAATCCGGGCGCGGGCCAGTTGCTCGCCTACCTGATCAGCCAGGCGTACATCCCGGAATACCAGGTTCGCTGGCGCTGGAAAAAGAACAGCATCGCGATCTGGGACAACCGCAGCACGCAGCATTACGCGGTCATGGACTACCCGCCGTGCCATCGCAAGATGGAACGCGCCGGGATCATCGGCGACGCGCCTTACTGA
- a CDS encoding 3-keto-5-aminohexanoate cleavage protein, giving the protein MQFLDDSLHPENQDKVVITVAPYGPEWMPADFPEDIPVTMEEQVQKAVDCYEAGATVLHLHVRELDGKGSKRLSKFNELIAGVRAAVPDMIIQVGGSISFAPENDGQAAKWLSDDTRHMLADLDPKPDQVTVAINTTQMNIMELLYPEYLEGTSLSNPAFMAAYSEMTVPAGPAWVEEHLRRLQAANIQPHFQLTGIHALETLERLVRKGVYTGPLNLTWIGIGGGFDGPNPFNFFNFVHRAPDGCTLTAESLLKNVLPFNMMAMSMGLHPRCGIEDTIIDQHGNRMTSVQQIEQCVRVARELGREIASGKEAREIYKIGVQYKDADETLAQMGMAPNRKAGQVNLPLRAA; this is encoded by the coding sequence ATGCAATTCCTCGACGATTCGCTGCACCCCGAAAACCAGGACAAGGTGGTCATCACGGTGGCGCCGTACGGCCCCGAATGGATGCCCGCCGATTTCCCCGAAGACATTCCGGTCACCATGGAAGAACAGGTCCAGAAGGCCGTCGACTGCTACGAGGCGGGCGCCACCGTGCTGCATCTGCACGTGCGCGAACTGGACGGCAAGGGTTCCAAGCGCCTGTCGAAGTTCAACGAACTGATCGCCGGCGTGCGCGCGGCGGTGCCGGACATGATCATCCAGGTGGGCGGCTCGATCTCGTTCGCGCCGGAAAACGACGGTCAGGCTGCCAAGTGGCTGTCCGACGATACCCGTCACATGCTCGCCGATCTCGATCCGAAGCCCGACCAGGTGACCGTCGCGATCAACACGACGCAGATGAACATCATGGAGTTGCTGTATCCGGAGTATCTGGAAGGCACCTCGCTCTCGAATCCGGCGTTCATGGCCGCGTACAGCGAAATGACGGTTCCCGCCGGTCCCGCGTGGGTCGAGGAGCATCTCAGGCGCCTGCAGGCGGCCAACATCCAGCCGCATTTCCAGCTCACCGGCATCCATGCGCTGGAAACGCTCGAACGCCTCGTGCGCAAGGGCGTCTACACGGGTCCGCTGAATCTGACGTGGATCGGCATCGGCGGCGGTTTCGACGGCCCGAACCCGTTCAACTTCTTCAACTTCGTCCACCGCGCGCCGGATGGCTGCACGCTGACGGCCGAGTCGCTGCTGAAGAACGTACTGCCGTTCAACATGATGGCGATGTCGATGGGCCTGCATCCGCGCTGCGGCATCGAGGACACGATCATCGACCAGCACGGCAACCGCATGACGTCGGTGCAGCAGATCGAGCAGTGCGTGCGCGTCGCCCGCGAACTGGGCCGCGAGATCGCGAGCGGCAAGGAAGCGCGCGAGATCTACAAGATCGGCGTGCAATACAAGGACGCCGACGAGACGCTCGCGCAAATGGGCATGGCGCCGAACCGCAAGGCAGGCCAGGTCAACCTTCCCCTGCGCGCAGCCTGA
- a CDS encoding MFS transporter has translation MLEIDCTGPHARDIAAPTPTSRKYAWIIFALTFGLLLSDYMSRQVLNAVFPLLKQAWGLSDTQLGSLSGVVALMVGVLTFPLSVLADRWGRVRSLIIMATLWSLATLGCAIATNYGEMLLARAFVGLGEAAYGSVGIALILSIFPPHLRSTLTGAFMAGGAFGSVLGMALGGFVAVHLGWRASFAAMACFGIVLVIVYRLVVSDARIAARFPDRQAAREEAAGMRTSLRALIAGLFSTVSVVCAYVGSGLQLFIMGAVIAWMPSFLNRYYGMPADKAAAGAAVFVLLGGLGMVTCGVITDRICRHAPSRKWLTALAYCLISLVLLSVGFRLDAGPLQLVLLGAGILVVAGTSGPAGAMVANLTPSAIHASAFATLTLANNLLGLAPGPLVTGMIADRIGLLGALQVIPCVSIAAMLAFAIGRARYVRDLSRIDALRGQAANDKPPLHV, from the coding sequence ATGTTGGAAATCGATTGCACAGGGCCGCACGCGCGCGACATCGCCGCGCCCACGCCCACATCACGCAAATACGCGTGGATCATATTCGCACTGACCTTCGGACTGCTCTTGTCCGATTACATGTCGCGACAGGTTCTGAATGCGGTGTTTCCGCTGCTGAAACAGGCCTGGGGTCTGTCCGACACACAACTGGGTTCGCTCAGCGGCGTGGTGGCGCTGATGGTCGGCGTGCTGACCTTCCCGCTCTCCGTGCTGGCGGACCGCTGGGGCCGCGTGCGCAGCCTCATCATCATGGCGACGCTCTGGAGTCTCGCCACGCTCGGCTGCGCCATTGCCACCAACTACGGCGAGATGCTGCTGGCGCGCGCCTTCGTGGGTCTCGGTGAAGCGGCGTACGGAAGCGTGGGCATCGCGCTCATCCTCAGCATTTTTCCGCCGCACCTGCGCTCCACGCTCACCGGCGCGTTCATGGCCGGCGGCGCGTTCGGCTCGGTGCTCGGCATGGCGCTGGGCGGCTTTGTCGCCGTGCATCTCGGATGGCGCGCGTCTTTCGCGGCGATGGCGTGCTTCGGCATCGTGCTGGTGATCGTCTACCGGCTGGTGGTGTCGGACGCGCGCATTGCGGCGCGCTTTCCCGATCGCCAGGCGGCCAGAGAGGAAGCCGCAGGCATGCGCACGAGCCTGCGCGCGCTGATCGCGGGCCTCTTCTCGACGGTCTCGGTGGTCTGCGCCTATGTCGGCAGCGGATTGCAGCTCTTCATCATGGGCGCGGTGATCGCGTGGATGCCGAGCTTTCTGAATCGCTACTACGGGATGCCCGCGGACAAGGCCGCCGCGGGAGCCGCGGTCTTCGTGCTGCTGGGCGGCCTCGGCATGGTCACATGCGGCGTCATCACGGACCGCATCTGCAGGCATGCGCCCTCGCGCAAGTGGCTCACGGCGCTGGCCTATTGCCTGATCTCGCTGGTGCTGCTCTCCGTCGGCTTCAGGCTCGACGCCGGCCCGTTGCAACTCGTGCTGCTCGGGGCGGGAATCCTGGTCGTGGCAGGCACGTCCGGACCGGCGGGCGCGATGGTGGCGAATCTCACGCCATCGGCGATCCATGCGTCCGCCTTCGCGACGCTGACGCTGGCGAACAACCTGCTCGGCCTCGCGCCCGGTCCGCTCGTCACCGGCATGATCGCCGACCGCATCGGCCTGCTGGGCGCGCTGCAGGTGATTCCGTGCGTGAGTATTGCCGCGATGCTCGCATTCGCCATCGGCCGCGCGAGGTATGTGCGTGACCTGAGCCGTATCGACGCATTGCGCGGACAGGCCGCGAACGACAAGCCTCCTTTACACGTATGA
- a CDS encoding alpha/beta hydrolase, whose protein sequence is MSNMQSTSTPTILIVPGLRDHVEDHWQTLLERRLAHARSVPPLEHDKLSCAARVAALDAALAQIDGPVVLVAHSAGVMITVHWAQRHTRQIHGALLATPPDFDAPMPPGYPSPDILQREGWLPAPRAHLPFPSIVAASTNDPLARIERVEELARAWGSRFVDIGAAGHLNPASGHGEWPLADELIAELCGERPRQYASL, encoded by the coding sequence ATGAGCAACATGCAATCCACCTCTACTCCCACGATCCTGATCGTTCCGGGACTGCGCGATCATGTCGAAGATCACTGGCAGACCCTGCTCGAACGCAGGCTTGCCCATGCACGCTCGGTGCCGCCGCTCGAGCACGACAAGCTGAGCTGCGCGGCCCGCGTCGCCGCGCTCGATGCGGCGCTGGCGCAAATCGACGGACCGGTCGTGCTCGTCGCGCACAGCGCGGGCGTCATGATCACCGTGCACTGGGCGCAGCGCCACACACGGCAGATTCACGGCGCCCTGCTCGCGACGCCGCCCGATTTCGATGCGCCGATGCCGCCGGGTTACCCGTCGCCGGACATCCTGCAGCGGGAAGGATGGCTGCCCGCACCGCGCGCGCATTTGCCGTTTCCGAGCATCGTCGCCGCCAGCACCAACGATCCGCTGGCGCGCATCGAACGCGTCGAGGAACTCGCGCGCGCGTGGGGCAGCCGTTTCGTCGATATCGGCGCGGCCGGCCATTTGAATCCCGCGTCGGGACACGGCGAGTGGCCGCTCGCCGATGAACTGATCGCCGAACTCTGCGGCGAACGCCCGCGCCAATACGCTTCCCTTTGA
- a CDS encoding Rieske 2Fe-2S domain-containing protein, translating into MSIALARADDLKPGSRKIAFIDGRSVVLFNIDGVIHAIDNSCPHNGASLANGRLDGHVLQCPAHGLRFDLASGCAVGAPGLCLTKLPVEAIDGELVTQRVD; encoded by the coding sequence ATGAGCATAGCGCTTGCCCGCGCCGACGATCTGAAACCCGGCTCGCGCAAGATCGCATTCATCGACGGGCGCAGCGTCGTGCTGTTCAATATCGACGGCGTCATTCACGCGATCGACAATTCGTGCCCGCACAACGGCGCATCGCTCGCGAATGGCCGGCTGGACGGCCACGTGCTGCAATGCCCGGCGCATGGCCTGCGCTTCGACCTCGCGTCGGGGTGTGCCGTCGGCGCGCCGGGTTTGTGCCTGACGAAGCTGCCCGTCGAAGCGATCGACGGCGAACTCGTGACGCAACGCGTCGATTGA
- a CDS encoding DsbA family oxidoreductase — translation MSRPLQIDFVSDIACPWCAVGLASLQRALARLGDEVDAHITLHPFELNPDMGPQGEGIVDYVGRKYGRTPEQIRETQAVIRERGAREGFVFGERNRVYNTFDAHRLLHWARIEGRQLPLKMALLAAYHGDGKDPSDRDVLIEAARSVGLDGDKAREILESGAYADEVRAEEREFQQLGIQSVPAIILDRKFLVSGGQPSEAFEEAIRKVIGEQA, via the coding sequence ATGTCCCGACCGCTTCAAATCGACTTCGTGTCCGACATCGCCTGCCCGTGGTGCGCCGTGGGCCTGGCTTCCCTCCAACGCGCACTGGCGCGCCTCGGCGATGAAGTCGATGCGCATATCACGCTGCATCCGTTCGAGCTGAATCCGGACATGGGTCCGCAGGGCGAGGGCATCGTCGATTATGTCGGCCGCAAGTACGGCCGCACGCCCGAGCAGATCAGGGAGACGCAGGCGGTGATCCGCGAGCGCGGTGCGCGTGAAGGCTTCGTGTTCGGCGAACGCAACCGGGTCTACAACACGTTCGATGCACATCGGCTGCTGCACTGGGCGCGCATCGAAGGCAGGCAATTACCGCTCAAGATGGCGCTGCTCGCCGCGTATCACGGCGACGGCAAGGACCCGAGCGATCGGGACGTCCTGATCGAAGCGGCACGAAGTGTCGGACTCGACGGCGACAAGGCGCGCGAAATTCTGGAGAGCGGCGCGTATGCCGATGAGGTTCGCGCCGAAGAGCGCGAGTTTCAGCAACTCGGGATTCAGTCCGTGCCCGCGATCATCCTGGACCGCAAGTTCCTCGTGAGCGGCGGTCAGCCCTCCGAGGCGTTCGAGGAAGCGATACGGAAGGTCATCGGCGAGCAGGCGTAA
- a CDS encoding autotransporter domain-containing protein has protein sequence MSVQHQVFRIVKICGKTVSAGVGFLCCALPVNAHASTFLDFSNGLTGWTQSGSVAVLSTTNAFTVGGQPYSLTPAVGDQMAKITPGGGYNQVGTVESSFGLTPGSISNLVSGTTNYGYIYKQFTLAAGTYSFAWAYAANDYQPFNDGVMFSVAGQGTQQVGILALNGASPTYVPAQASTLVLGSYGTTQWIITSFTIGATGTYTIGFADFNYNDTSVSPVFYVASKPGTFTGNAVATTGGVPPSDIDTSTPYFSSSNLGTSVNPVFSGGTLRVDSATVASALSIGAAGGTIDQNGQTSTFTGVIADAASGTPGALSIVNNASGGSVTFTGVNTYTGATHIGAGATLALAGAGSIAASSGVSNDGVFDISGLAADTAVTSLSGSGQVALGARTLSLSNAAGTFDGTISGTGGLRVQGGTEVLTGNNTYSGGTTLAGGSLHVASDTNLGAAAGALTFHGGDLTITQSMDTARAIVIGAEGASLTTLAGVTLDASGPISGTGSLVKNGVGTLAVSGANTFTGGTLINGGTVQIGSGSSLGSGAIVLNGATLGTTASLTAAQQLIVTGASTVDVAAGTSAVLSGAIASAAGTACLSKSGGGALTIAGSASLASGACVAAGSLRANGSITGAVDVLAAGTLRGVGAIDGALSVSGRLAPGNSPGTLAVNGTVTMNPGSTFEVDIDGTGTGTGAGNYSRLLVFGANHPFVAAGTLAPLLRGITGDATNTFVPNLGDTYRIVTAEGGISGRFDTLAQPSDGLKAGTRLQAFYDMNGSNSIDLRVTPVSYATTLAAENDNARAAAALLDTIMGAQDKGSASALQSQLIYAVAGAHAAQIGPVTKTLSGEIHADMAAAAPRAALGVQGQVAAHLSDIATGSIDHGQTLWANVTHGNNTSASDSHASGFTSRDNQVATGADIVRNATTKVGVGFAYTQTNVSADSGNGAIEESMGFVYGQHALGRVLIDGTLGYGAQSWDTHHADALGTTSGLTSGTHGRDVLAATGVRLPVDIGTQRLEPFARAIYQHVSRDASSEGAASAAALSLDSYSGNGVRMMTGLAGGSRVQDPLAQRVTYRFTAAVGVDAGSLTRPSVDASLAGLGLTTTSPHSGRVFGQLGLDGTLRVSKNGHLFAHVEGEAAARRTAYGLTAGARVAF, from the coding sequence ATGAGTGTGCAGCATCAGGTATTCCGCATCGTCAAGATTTGCGGCAAGACCGTTTCCGCGGGTGTCGGTTTTCTGTGTTGCGCATTGCCGGTCAATGCACATGCCTCGACCTTCCTCGATTTCTCGAACGGCCTGACGGGCTGGACGCAATCCGGCTCCGTCGCCGTGCTCAGCACGACGAACGCCTTCACCGTGGGCGGCCAGCCTTACTCGCTCACGCCGGCGGTCGGCGACCAGATGGCGAAGATCACGCCGGGCGGCGGATACAACCAGGTCGGGACCGTGGAATCGAGCTTCGGGCTGACGCCGGGCAGCATCAGCAATCTCGTCAGCGGCACGACGAACTACGGCTACATCTACAAGCAGTTCACGCTGGCCGCGGGCACGTATTCCTTCGCGTGGGCGTATGCCGCGAACGACTACCAGCCCTTCAACGACGGCGTCATGTTCTCCGTCGCGGGCCAGGGCACCCAGCAGGTCGGCATTCTGGCGCTCAACGGCGCGTCGCCGACGTACGTGCCCGCGCAGGCGAGCACGCTGGTGCTCGGCAGCTACGGCACGACCCAGTGGATCATCACCAGTTTCACGATTGGCGCCACGGGCACCTATACGATCGGCTTCGCGGATTTCAACTACAACGACACCTCGGTCAGTCCGGTGTTCTATGTCGCTTCGAAGCCCGGCACGTTCACCGGCAACGCGGTCGCGACGACGGGCGGCGTGCCCCCTTCCGACATCGACACCAGCACGCCGTACTTTTCGTCGAGCAACCTCGGCACGAGCGTGAATCCCGTGTTCAGCGGCGGCACGCTGCGCGTGGACAGCGCGACGGTCGCGAGCGCGCTCTCGATCGGCGCGGCCGGCGGCACCATCGACCAGAACGGCCAGACTTCGACATTTACCGGCGTGATCGCCGATGCCGCGAGCGGCACGCCCGGCGCGCTCAGCATCGTCAACAACGCGAGCGGCGGCAGCGTGACCTTCACCGGCGTGAACACCTACACGGGCGCGACGCATATCGGCGCGGGCGCGACGCTCGCGCTGGCGGGCGCGGGCAGCATCGCGGCGTCCTCGGGCGTGTCGAACGATGGCGTGTTCGACATCTCGGGCCTCGCGGCGGATACGGCCGTCACGTCGCTTTCCGGCAGCGGCCAGGTCGCGCTGGGCGCGCGCACGCTGTCGCTCTCGAACGCCGCGGGCACTTTCGACGGGACGATCTCCGGTACGGGCGGGCTGCGCGTGCAAGGCGGCACCGAAGTGCTCACCGGCAACAACACCTACAGCGGCGGCACGACGCTCGCCGGCGGCTCGCTGCATGTCGCCTCGGATACGAATCTCGGCGCAGCGGCGGGCGCTCTCACGTTCCACGGCGGCGATCTCACGATCACGCAGTCGATGGACACCGCGCGCGCCATCGTCATCGGCGCCGAGGGCGCCTCGCTGACGACGCTCGCCGGCGTCACGCTCGATGCGAGCGGCCCGATCAGCGGTACGGGAAGTCTCGTGAAGAACGGCGTGGGCACGCTCGCGGTGAGCGGCGCGAACACCTTCACGGGCGGCACGCTCATCAATGGCGGCACGGTACAGATCGGCAGCGGCTCGTCGCTCGGCAGCGGCGCGATCGTGCTGAACGGCGCCACGCTCGGCACGACCGCCTCGCTCACCGCCGCCCAGCAACTCATCGTGACCGGCGCGTCCACGGTCGATGTCGCCGCCGGCACGAGCGCCGTGCTGTCGGGCGCGATCGCGTCCGCCGCGGGCACTGCCTGCCTGAGCAAGTCCGGCGGCGGCGCGCTCACCATCGCAGGCTCCGCGTCGCTCGCGAGCGGCGCATGCGTCGCGGCCGGCTCGCTGCGCGCGAACGGCTCGATCACCGGCGCGGTCGATGTGCTCGCCGCGGGCACGCTGCGCGGCGTCGGCGCGATCGACGGCGCGCTCTCGGTGAGCGGCCGTCTCGCGCCCGGCAACTCGCCGGGCACGCTCGCAGTCAACGGCACCGTGACGATGAACCCCGGCAGCACCTTCGAGGTGGACATCGACGGCACGGGCACCGGCACGGGTGCTGGCAACTATTCGCGACTGCTGGTGTTCGGCGCGAATCATCCGTTCGTCGCCGCGGGCACGCTCGCGCCGCTGTTGCGCGGCATCACCGGCGACGCGACCAACACCTTCGTGCCGAATCTCGGCGATACCTACCGCATCGTCACAGCCGAAGGCGGCATCAGCGGGCGCTTTGACACCCTCGCGCAGCCTTCGGACGGGCTAAAGGCGGGCACGCGCCTGCAGGCGTTCTACGACATGAACGGCAGCAACAGCATCGACTTGCGCGTGACGCCGGTTTCGTACGCGACGACGCTCGCGGCGGAAAACGACAACGCGCGCGCGGCGGCCGCGCTGCTCGACACGATCATGGGCGCGCAGGACAAGGGCAGCGCGTCCGCGCTGCAAAGCCAGCTGATCTATGCGGTGGCCGGTGCGCACGCGGCGCAGATCGGCCCCGTCACGAAGACGCTCTCCGGCGAGATCCACGCGGACATGGCCGCGGCCGCGCCGCGCGCGGCGCTCGGCGTGCAGGGACAGGTCGCGGCGCATCTGTCGGATATCGCGACGGGGAGCATCGACCATGGTCAGACGCTCTGGGCGAACGTCACGCACGGCAACAACACCTCGGCAAGCGACAGTCACGCTTCCGGCTTCACCTCGCGCGACAACCAGGTGGCAACCGGCGCGGATATCGTGCGCAACGCCACGACGAAGGTGGGCGTCGGCTTCGCCTATACGCAGACCAACGTGTCGGCGGATTCGGGCAACGGCGCGATCGAGGAAAGCATGGGCTTCGTGTACGGGCAGCATGCGCTCGGCCGCGTGCTGATCGACGGCACGCTCGGCTATGGCGCGCAAAGCTGGGACACGCATCATGCCGACGCGCTGGGCACCACGTCCGGCCTCACCAGCGGCACGCACGGCCGCGACGTGCTCGCCGCCACGGGCGTGCGCCTGCCGGTGGACATCGGCACGCAGCGGCTCGAGCCGTTCGCCCGGGCGATCTACCAGCACGTGTCGCGCGATGCGAGCTCGGAAGGCGCGGCGTCGGCCGCGGCGCTGTCGCTCGACAGCTACTCGGGCAACGGCGTACGCATGATGACGGGGCTTGCCGGCGGCTCGCGTGTGCAGGACCCGCTCGCGCAGCGCGTGACCTACCGCTTCACGGCGGCCGTGGGCGTCGATGCCGGCAGTCTCACGCGACCGAGCGTCGACGCAAGCCTTGCGGGACTCGGCCTCACGACGACCTCGCCGCATTCGGGCCGCGTGTTCGGGCAGCTCGGCCTCGACGGCACGCTGCGGGTGTCGAAGAACGGCCATCTGTTCGCGCATGTCGAGGGCGAAGCGGCGGCTCGCCGGACGGCGTATGGTCTGACCGCCGGCGCGCGCGTCGCGTTCTGA
- a CDS encoding porin, whose protein sequence is MKRKMMAGAAALTLCCGAHAQSSVTLYGILDTGIELVTHAGPTDDKVVRMPGITGSLPSRWGMRGVEDLGGGYSAIFTLENGFNVRSGDVNQGGRLFGRQAWVGVSNRFGTLSFGRQYTMSYWAIVDADQLGPDIYGGAGSLDSYMPNARSDNTVAYKGTFSGVTIGGTYALGRDSAGTGNSPGQGTCAGAIPGNYNACRQWSVLLRYDANAFGVAASYDEQRGGPGAAANLFNGTAPIALTNSGDKDARTQLNGYIKLGQLKVGGGWLGRRVQTVSPTLADVHTDIFYLTGTYFVTPAMFVDGGVYRTVDTAQDTRATLAALRGTYLLSKRTGVYLQSGYVFNSAKARYTLSQGGPGTTPNAGVGQLGVMAGIRHTF, encoded by the coding sequence ATGAAACGCAAGATGATGGCGGGCGCTGCCGCGCTTACGCTGTGCTGCGGCGCGCACGCGCAAAGCAGCGTGACGCTGTACGGAATTCTCGATACGGGCATCGAACTCGTCACGCACGCGGGACCGACGGATGACAAGGTCGTGCGGATGCCGGGCATCACCGGCTCGCTGCCCTCGCGCTGGGGAATGCGCGGCGTCGAGGACCTGGGCGGCGGCTACTCGGCTATTTTCACGCTGGAGAACGGTTTCAACGTCCGCTCCGGCGACGTCAATCAGGGCGGCCGCCTGTTCGGACGGCAGGCGTGGGTCGGCGTGTCGAACCGCTTCGGCACGCTCAGTTTCGGGCGGCAATACACCATGTCTTACTGGGCCATCGTCGATGCCGATCAGCTCGGGCCGGATATCTACGGTGGCGCCGGCTCGCTCGATTCATACATGCCCAATGCGCGCAGCGACAATACGGTCGCCTACAAAGGCACCTTCAGCGGCGTCACGATAGGCGGCACGTACGCGCTCGGCCGCGATTCGGCGGGAACGGGCAACTCGCCCGGACAGGGAACCTGTGCGGGTGCGATTCCCGGCAACTACAACGCGTGCCGGCAGTGGTCGGTGCTCCTGCGCTATGACGCGAATGCGTTCGGCGTCGCCGCGTCCTACGACGAGCAGCGCGGCGGTCCGGGCGCCGCCGCGAATCTCTTCAACGGAACCGCGCCGATTGCGCTGACCAACAGCGGCGACAAGGATGCTCGCACGCAATTGAACGGCTATATCAAGCTCGGCCAGTTGAAAGTAGGCGGCGGCTGGCTCGGACGCCGCGTGCAAACGGTGTCGCCGACGCTCGCCGATGTGCATACCGACATCTTCTATCTCACGGGCACGTACTTCGTGACACCCGCGATGTTCGTCGATGGGGGCGTGTATCGCACTGTCGACACGGCGCAGGACACGCGCGCGACGCTCGCCGCGCTGCGCGGCACCTATCTGCTGTCCAAGCGCACCGGCGTCTATCTGCAAAGCGGGTATGTCTTCAACAGCGCGAAGGCGCGCTACACGCTGAGCCAGGGCGGTCCGGGCACGACGCCGAATGCGGGCGTCGGTCAACTCGGCGTGATGGCGGGCATTCGCCATACGTTCTGA
- a CDS encoding VOC family protein, translating to MAAVHSIDHFALNVPSVDEAERFFKAFGLDVARAGAHRNELELRAADGWRWARALPAADKSLAYLSFNCFEHDIATIRAQAQGAGARFVDGDEGLWFRDPDGNLIQVKAGPKTSPSSKTPHALTGAAADARGNCTRSEVKRVRPNRLSHVLLFSPDVLRAIDFYGAALGLRLSDQSRDIIAFTHAPHGSDHHLVAFAKSSARGWHHAAWDVDDVNRVGEGAAQMATAGYTKGWGTGRHVLGSNYFHYVEDPWGSFCEYSADIDFVSAGHAWPAGDFAPEDSLYLWGPPVPENFIHNTEA from the coding sequence ATGGCTGCCGTTCATTCGATCGATCACTTCGCGCTCAACGTGCCTTCAGTCGATGAAGCCGAGCGCTTTTTCAAGGCGTTCGGGCTCGATGTGGCGCGTGCGGGCGCGCATCGGAACGAACTCGAACTGCGCGCCGCCGACGGCTGGCGCTGGGCGCGCGCGCTGCCCGCGGCGGACAAGTCGCTGGCGTATCTGAGCTTCAACTGTTTCGAGCACGATATCGCAACGATTCGCGCGCAAGCGCAAGGCGCAGGCGCGCGATTCGTCGATGGCGACGAGGGCCTCTGGTTCCGCGATCCCGATGGCAATCTCATTCAGGTCAAGGCGGGACCGAAGACCAGTCCGTCATCGAAGACGCCGCATGCGCTCACGGGCGCCGCGGCGGATGCGCGTGGCAACTGCACGCGTTCCGAGGTGAAACGGGTCAGGCCGAATCGCCTGTCGCACGTGCTGCTGTTTTCGCCGGACGTGCTGCGCGCGATCGACTTCTACGGCGCGGCGCTCGGCCTGCGCCTCTCCGACCAGTCGCGCGACATCATCGCGTTCACGCATGCGCCGCACGGCAGCGATCATCACCTCGTCGCGTTCGCAAAGAGCAGCGCGCGCGGCTGGCATCACGCGGCATGGGACGTCGATGACGTGAACCGCGTGGGCGAAGGCGCAGCGCAGATGGCGACCGCCGGTTACACGAAAGGCTGGGGCACGGGACGTCATGTGCTCGGCTCGAACTACTTCCATTACGTGGAAGACCCGTGGGGATCCTTCTGCGAGTACTCGGCGGATATCGATTTCGTGTCGGCGGGACACGCATGGCCCGCGGGCGATTTCGCTCCGGAGGACTCGCTCTATCTATGGGGACCGCCCGTGCCGGAGAACTTCATACACAACACCGAAGCATAG